One part of the Marispirochaeta sp. genome encodes these proteins:
- a CDS encoding HIT domain-containing protein yields MDYFLNFAKGDYVQGKRPDGCILCKLVQKNADITDLMVFSSPNFGITVNLYPFNPGHLLIFSLRHIEDLRKLTQEEQSELWMLRNYLLNMLDSVYHPHAYNVGVNMGLAAGASILHLHEHIIPRYPNEIGIPELMGGKRVLVEDPRKTCSRLKKYYAHRPFSMRST; encoded by the coding sequence ATGGATTATTTTCTGAATTTCGCTAAAGGTGACTATGTTCAAGGGAAACGCCCTGATGGCTGTATTCTGTGCAAACTTGTCCAAAAAAACGCGGATATCACCGATCTCATGGTTTTTAGTTCTCCCAACTTCGGTATAACCGTCAATCTGTATCCCTTCAATCCGGGTCATCTGCTGATCTTTTCTTTACGGCATATAGAAGATCTGCGAAAGCTTACTCAGGAGGAACAGTCGGAGCTGTGGATGCTGCGGAATTATCTTTTGAATATGCTTGATTCAGTCTACCATCCCCACGCCTATAATGTGGGGGTAAACATGGGTCTGGCTGCAGGAGCTTCCATTTTACACCTTCATGAGCATATTATCCCACGGTATCCCAATGAAATCGGGATACCGGAACTTATGGGAGGAAAGCGTGTTCTGGTAGAGGATCCTCGGAAAACATGCTCACGCCTTAAAAAGTATTACGCTCACCGTCCTTTTTCTATGCGCAGCACCTGA